The stretch of DNA GCGATGAATTCCCTGTCCTGCATGGGGTTCATGGCGTCCTGGTACCGCAGTTCAGTCAGCAGCAGCTTGAGAAAGTCATCCTTGTCCAGGGCCTTTTTAAGGGCGCTCTGCTGCGTATAAGCGGTGACGCCGCTTTCATTTGTTCCCGAAACCTGCATGAAAACCAACCTCCTCTTTTTAGACTAGATAGTCGATGCCTGCGCGCGGCACGGTGCCCGGAGCTTGGAAAACCACTGTTTCCATGTCCTGATAAGCCTGCTGTCCCTGCCAGCTGCCCTGGTAATCAGTCTTTTCCCTGAACCAGCCTTGTTGCTGCTGGTGCTGCTGCGGATTCATGAACTGGCCTCCCAGCTCCACATCCAATCGCCCGTACCTGATGCCCTGCTCGGAAAAACTCTGCCTTAAACTCTGCATGCCGTTTTCCAGCAGGGTTTTTGTCTCCGCGTGTTCCACGGCGATTTTTACCGAGACAACCCCGTCGTGCGAGGTCAGCCTTACCAGCAGGCGGCCAAGTTCCTTGGGCTCCAGCTGAATGATGAATTCCCGGCTTCCTTCCCGGCCGGCGCCATGCTCCAGCCTGGCGCGGACAATGCGCGGGAACTCTTCCGGCAGCTCGCTGGCCGGCATCCTTACCGGCGGCGCTTCTTTTACGGCAGGCCTGTTTCCCGCCGTTTGCTGGGCCTGGGGTTGGAAGAATTCCGCTTTGCCAGTCTGCTGGCCGGTGACCTTTTCCTTGCTCTCTTCAGGCTGGACTGTTTCCCGGAAACCCGTCTCCAAGGCGGTGTTCCCTTGCACGTTCGATCGCCCTGCGGTCTTTTCGCCCGGCGGCGGCGTATTAATAATTGTTTCCGGTTCAAGCATATCTTGAGCCTGGTTCAGGTTATTCGGCTCAAGACGGGAAGCAGCCGGAACCTCTTGCTCCGCACCCGGCAAACGCGCTCCAGGCAAGTCAATCTGGCTAGCTTCCCGGTCGATCTTTGGCGCGTCAGTCATTGCGCTGATTTCCGCGCCTTCCGGGCAAGCCTCCGCTTTAAGAGGAACCGCAACGACCTCCTCACCCACACTGGCCTGCGGCGATACGACTTTTTCCTGGGGCAAGGGGGACGCTTTCCCGGACAGTCCTTTGTTCCCGCCGGCTACCTGGCTGGTCCGGGGATCACCGGCCATCACAGGTGTTTGAGTTAGCAGCACCGCCTCCTCGCAGTCCCTTGTCCCGTTTTCCCTGGCAGGGCCGTCAATTGATTTGTTGAACACAGGCCGGTCATTCAGCGGGCGTGCTGCGTTTTGGGCCTCAAGCACCAGACCCTGCACCGGCAAAAGATTCTCTTCCTCCTTCTGTCCTCCGGGCAAAATACCCGTCCTTTCCACCGGCGCGGCTTCTTCCTGTACCGCGAGAGTACTGGTTCCCTGGAGGACCGGCGCACTTGCCGCTTTCTTCTCCGCTCCAGGTAATACCTCCTGGAGGTTGGACTGCAAAACCATCATCAAGGCAGCAAGAACACCGGAAAATTCTCCCTGGCCCAGGATGCCCGGCTGTTCCCGGCGCATTGTGTCGGTCCTTGCCTGGTCAATGCTGGACAGTTCCTGTAATTCCACGGCCATCATTATCACCTCCTTTCCCCGGTTTGGTTTATTTAAACAACCTCAAAGCATGATCACATGCCTGGAGGATTGTTTTCCAAGAGAAGCTGCGTGATAAACGCCGCCCGCTGCGGTTCCATCAGCGACAGGATTTTGGCCGCCTGTTCCTTTTCCAGAAGCGGCAGGATGGCAACAACCGTGCTGTCATCCAGGTTGTTCATCACCTTGACTGCGGCCTCCGGCTTCATCTCTTTGTAATACATGGCCATTTCTTCCGCTTTCAGGCGCGCTCTTTCTTTTTGTTCCTTGTACTCGCGCAGGGCAGCCAGTTCCTGCTGTATTTCTTCGACCTGACTTAAAAGCGTCGCTTTTTCTTTTTCCAGGTCAAGTATCTTTTTTTCCAGTTCCACCTTAGCAACCCGCAGTTGAATGTTTTCCTCCTCAATTGGAGACACGGCCGGCACTTTCGGCTGGGCCTGCTCAGGCTTAACGAAATACCCTCCCACCACGGGAAGCTGGCCAAGCATGCCTGTCAAGTCAATAATACCCATGGCGCTGGCCGCCCAGAGCCCACCCAGGAAGGAGGCAACCAAGCAAAGGATTATCAAGGTGAACGGAATCCTTGTTTTGCTCATTTCTCTCTTCCTTTAGCGGCAGCCCGCAAGCTCATCCAGCAAGGACTGCTCTTTTTTATCTTCTTCATACAAGTAGTCCCTGCGCTTTTTTTCCCGCAGCTTTTCCAGGACTTTTTTTTCTTTCATTGCTTCCAACAGCGCGCCGCGGGCTTCATCCAGTTCCTTCTGTTTCTCGGCCACGACCGCCTGCTGCCTGGTAAGTTCTTTTTTTAGCCGCTTCCGGTAATTCCAGGCAATGGCAATTTCCTGGAGATTGACCACTCCCTCCTGCAGGCATTTCAGTTCCTCATCCGCTTTGTTGAGCATCTGTATTATCTCGTTTTCGCGGTTCTGGGCCAAATACAGGTTATAAAGGCATTTTCCCACTTCATCGCGGCAGAGGTGTTCTTTATATTCTTTAAGCCGCAAAATGCTGGCCAGCCTGAACCTGAACATATCGTCTTACCTCTTTTCTTCCCTGCTTATTCTTTGATATATTTCCTGCAGCCCGACCAGCGAATCTTCAAACCGGCATTTCTCATTAATACCCTGCTTCAGGAAATCATCAATGGTCTCAATGTATTTGATGGCCTGGTCAATCTTTCCGTTGCTTCCCGGTTGGTATGCTCCCACGTCAATCAGGTCTTTGGCTTCCCGGTACACGGCCAGCAGTTCCTTTATTCTGTTGACCGCCTCCCAGTGCTCGGCCGAGACAATATTTATCATCACACGGCTGACACTGTTCAGGATATCAATCGCCGGGTAATGACCAAGCGCCGCCAGCTGGCGAGAAAGAACAATGTGCCCGTCCAGGATTCCTCTTACCGTATCGGAAATCGGCTCGTTAACGTCATCGGCGTCCACCAGAACCGCATAAAGCCCCGTGATGCTGCCTTTTTCCGAAGTGCCGGTTCTCTCCAGCAGGCGCGGGAGAAGGGCAAACACCGAGGGAGTATAACCCTTGGTGGCCGGCGGTTCGCCTATCGCCAGCCCTATTTCCCTCTGGGCCATGGCAAAACGAGTTACCGAATCCATCATCAGGATAACCCTGGCCCCTTTATCCCGGAAATACTCAGCAATCGCCGTGGCCAGAAAAGCTCCTTTGATCCTGACCAGCGCCGGCCGGTCAGACGAGGCAACCACAACCACAGACTTTTTCAGTCCCTCTTCTCCCAGGTCGTTTTCTAAAAACTCCCGGACTTCCCTACCCCTTTCTCCAATTAAGGCTATGACATTAACATCAGCGCTGCTTTCCCTGGCAATCATCCCTAACAGCGTGCTTTTCCCGACCCCGCTTCCCGAAAAAATTCCCAGGCGCTGTCCTACTCCGCAGGTCAGAAATCCGTCAATCGCTCTTATACCAAGGGGAAGCGGCTCTTTGATCCTTTCTCTCTTGAGCGGGTGAGGCGACAGTTGGTCCAGGCTGTATTCCGTCTCCCACTGCAGTTTTCCCTTGTCGTCAATGGGCTCCCCCAAGCCGTCCAGGATCCTGCCAATGACCTGGGGCCCGACCTTCACCTTCATCGTCTCCCCGCTGGCAAAAATGACGTTCCCCGGTGTTATCCCGTTCATGCTGTCAAGCGGCATAAGAAGTGTCTTATTTTCCCGGAAACCAACAACCTCCGCCGGAATAACGCCTTTCTCGTTTTCTATGTATACCAGCTCGCCCATCCCCGCTTTTGGTCCGTTGGCATGGATGACCAGACCGATTACCTCGCTCACCGAACCTTTAAAATGCAGGGTCTTGGTCTCTTTTATCCTGGTTTTCAACCTTTCAAATTCCATTGTCATCCACTACTTCCAGGAGGGCCTTTTTAAGTTGGATTAATTGTTCTTCCAGCATCGAATCGAGATAACCGTTTTCCGTAACAACCTGGCAGTCGCCAGGTTTAATGTTGGGGTCTTCCGCAATCTTAAATTTTTCCGGACAAACGTCTTTGAACTGTTCCTCAAAACCGCTCAAATAAGGTATGTGGATGGGATTTACCTTGACGGTTATTTTCTCGGCATCCCTAACATGCTCCAGGGTGTTTTTAATCACCTGGCAAATCACCTCGGGCCTCGTTTCAATAACCGTCCCTAGTATTTTCTCGGTTAAAGCGATTACCAGTTCGACCACATCCTTCTCTTGCTTCCTGTACAGATCTTCCTTCTGCCTTTTTAGGCTGGCGATTAAAGATGCGGTCTCCCTGCCCAGTTTTTTTATCTCCGCTTCCGCTTCTTCCAGACCTTTCTCGTAACCCTGGTCATAACCTTCCTTGTATGCCTTATCCTTAACAACCTGGTAATCCTGCAGGCTTTTTTCGATCAAAGAGTGGGCCTCTTCTTTGGCTTTGAGCAAAATGTCGTCCGCTTTTTGCTGGGCCCTGGCTACCAGCTCCTCCAGCATCACTTTGGTCTCGTTGTAAATGACATCCACCGTCTCTTTGGTCAGTTCCTCGTTATGGTGGTCATGATCGACCGGCATGGCAGTAACTGCAGGACTCTGCGCGCAGGTTTTCGATTTCTTGTTTTCTGTTATGACAAAACGGGCCTTGATGATCTTAGACAATTAATTCGTCCCCTCCGCCGCGTGAAATAATGATTTCCCCAGAATCTTCGAGGCGCCGGATAATATTGACGATGCGCTGCTGCGCGTCTTCCACGTCGCGAAGCCGCACCGGACCGAGAAATGCCATGTCTTCTTCCAGCATTTGGCCAGCTCGCTTGGACATGTTTTTCTTGATTTTCGTTGCTACCTCTTCGCTTGATCCTTTCAGGGCCAGGGCCAGGTCTTTACCATCGACCTCCCTTAACACAAGCTGGATGCTCCGGTCATCCATCTTGGTAATATCCTCGAAGACAAACATGAGTTTCTTGATCTCTTCCGACAGTTCCGGGTCCTGAACCTCTAAGGTTTCCAATATCGTCTTTTCCGTCGCCCGGTCCACCTTGTTGAGAATATTGACAATCGCCTTGACCCCGCCTGTGCTGGTGTAATCCTGGCTGCCCAAGGCGCTTATTTTTCTTTCCAGAACGTTCTCCACTTCTCTGACAATCTCCGGAGACGTCCTGTCCATGATAGCGATCCTTCTGGCCACGTCGGACTGGTGCGCAGCGGGCAGAGCAGAAAGGATTGCCGCCGCCTGCTGTGGTTCAAGATAGGACATGATCAGCGCAATGGTCTGCGGGTGTTCGCCTTGGAGAAGGTTCAGTATTTGCCCGGGATCTGTCTTCCTTACAAAGTCAAATGGCTTTATTTGCAGGTTCGAGGAAAGCCTGTTGATAATATCAAGGGCCTTTTCGTTTCCCAGAGCTCTTTCCAACACCTGTTTGGCATACTCGATGCCGCCCTGGGCGATGTATTGCGAGGCCATGTACAACTGGCCGAACTCTTCGATTACCGTATCCAGCTGCTCACCTTTGATCGTGCGTACATGGGCGATTTCCAGGGTCAACTGTTCAATTTCCTCGTCGCTCATGTATTTCATAACCCTGGCGGAATTTTCCGGCCCAAGGCTTATCAGAAACACTGCGGCTTTCTGGCGGCCTGTCAGTTTCGTAACCTTAGACAATTCCTCTCACCCCTACTCTTCTGCCAGCCACGTTTTTACAACCTTTGCCACGTCCTCGGGGTTGGATTGAACAATTTGCTCCACCTGTTTGCGCAAATTTTTCTTTTCAGCGGCTTCCCCGGTCAAAGGCATGCTCAGATCGACAGACGGAGCCGCTGGAACGGTAGCTGCTGCCTGTGTAGAAGCGGAAAGTCCAGTTTGCTTAACCAGGGTTCCGAATCCGCGGATAGCGTAAACAGCAAGGCCCAACAGGAGCAGCCCTCCCAGTGCCATCAGGGCTAGCTTGATATACTCCCACCTTTTTGCATCCTTTTCCGCCGCAGCCATCTGGGCTGTCAGCTTATCCGCTTCCGCCGTATTAAACGGCATCGCCACGATGGCCACCTGGTCACCCCTGTTCTTGTCCAGACCGGCCGCGCTGCTCACAGCTTCGCTTATTTTTTCCTGGTCCTGATCCGTAATATCGCCGTCAATCAGGACCGACACTGAAATCCTGGTCACCTTCCCGGGTGCGGTTATCTTTGTTTCCACAGTTTTTCCCACTTCATAATTGCGTATGCGTTCTGTAAGCTGGTGTTCAGTTGTCCCACTCGAGCCGGCGCTTCCGTAACTCGGGCCGCTCATGTTGGCGTCGGCAGGATTTTCGCCGCCTGTCCCGCTGGTACCTTTTGATGTTTCCTCTTTCAACTGCTCGCTTACCAGCACGGGATCGCTGTACTTTTCGGATCTGGTTTCCACCTGGTCAAAGTCCATGGAAACGCTTGCCCTCACCACCGCCTTCCCCGCGCCCTGCATTCTTTCCAGCATTGTCTGGATGGAACGGGCCAGTTCCTGCTCGTACTGCCGCTTCAGGGCCAATTGATCAAGCGAAATTTTCGGCGTCTTGGCAGTGCCGCTTTCGGCGATTTCTTCAGAAAGCAGGTTGCCGTTGACATCCATGATCGTCACATTCTCGGCTTTCAGCCCTTCCACGCTGTGACTGACAAAGGCCATAATCGATTTTATCTGCTCCGGTTTAAGCTGGGCATACGGCTTAAGCCGCAAGAGAACAGAAGCAGTCGGTTCCTTTTCGTCTTTAACAAAAAGCGACGGAGCGGGCAACGCGATATGAACCTTAGCCTTTTCCACCTCGTCCAGTTCTTCGATAGTCCTGGTCAGCTCGCCCTGCAGGGCAACCAGAAATCGAACCCTTTTGTCGGTATCGGTTTCGCCGAACCGGGTTTCATTGAAACTCTCAAACCCGACGACTCCCTGCAGGTTGATCTGCCCGGCCATGTCAAGCCTCAACTGGTACTTGTCCTTGCTTGCCACCAGGATTGTCCTTCCCTCATCAGCAAGCTGGAAATCCACTTTTAGCTCTTTCAGTTTCGCCGTAATGGCGCTGGCGTCCCTGGGATCGAGATTTGTGTACAAAGGTTCCATTTCAGGCTGGGAAAAGAACAGCAAGGCAACAACTCCTGTAAATGCGGCCAAAACTATGCCGGCCAGGGTCACTTTCTGCCATACCGTAAAATTCGACCAGATTTTTTTCGCTTGCTCTATAAACTGCAACCAAAAGCCCATGACGTCACCCCAACCCAGAAACTAAACCTGCATCCTCATTATTTCCTGGTATGATTCGATTATTTTATTCCTTATCTGAATTGTTAACTGCAAAGCCAGGCTGGCCCGTTCCGTGGCCAGCACAACCTGGTGGAGTTCTATATCCTTTCCGAGGGCGAAGTCCTGGCTCATTTTTTCAGCACCGGTAAGCTCCTCGTTAACCCTGTTTAAGGCCTCCCTGAGGATTTCGCCGAACCCTTTGGAATTGGGACCCTCGGCGGGTCTGAGAAATGTTCCCGCTTTTGGATTAAGCTGAAGGCTTTTTTGTATTTCCATTTTTCATCACCTTAACCCTGCCCGATCTCCAGGGTCTTTAAGGCCATGCTTTTTGTGCTGTTCAGCACCGTTATATTGGCTTCATATGCCCTTGAGGCCGTTATTAATTCCACCATTTCTTTCATCACATCCACATTGGGATATTCCACATAGCCGTCCGGTAATGCATCAGGATGCTTGGGGTCGTATACTCTTTTCGGCGGTGAGCCATCCTCAACGATCCCCACAACCCTGACCCCTTGCAAGTCCTCTACCTTTTTCTCGCTGTTCTTCAGGAGATTTTTAAAGCTGTTGGCCCCGCTTTTCACCGCCGCCAGCAGGGCAACCTGCCTTTTGTATGGACCGCCGCCGGGGGAACGCGTTGAATTGGCATTGGCTATATTAGCCGAAATGACATCCATTCTGAGCCTTTCAGCGCTTAACCCGGTAGCGCTTATCCGCATGGCTTTAAAAATATTCATTCTTAACGCCTCCCTTCACTGATCGTGTGCTTAAGCAGCGAGAGCTGCGAAGAAAGCAGCTGTGCCAAGCCGTTAAAATATATATTGTTCTCGGCAAGCGAAGCCAGTTCCATGTCTATATCAACATTGTTGCCGTCCCTGCGCAGGCTGGTTTCCTTAATCTCGGCAACTTCGAACGCGGCGCCGCATTCTGTTCCGGGAAGGTGCTTGGACCTTGTTCTGATCAATTCAATTTTGTTTTCGCTGTCGATCGATTTTTTAAGCTCTGCTTTGAAATCAACGTCCTTTCTTTTGTACCCCGGTGTATTTACATTGCTGATATTATTGCTGGTCACCGTATTTTTTAAAGCACTTCCCTCCATGGCCTTTTCCAGGAGGTCAAACAGTTTCGTCTTGAACATGCTCTCACCTTTTACACATATTTACAACCCGCGCCACACAATAAAACCTTTTATCTAAATTCGCCGTTTTTTATCAGATTCCTTTCAATAAAAAGGTATTATCTGATAAACACTGGCAAAATTTCTTTTTTTCGATGGCCTTTTGCCTAAACAGTAAAAAAGCATTTAACACTGCTTCCCTAAGGAGGCTTTTGGTGGAATATACTTTCCCGTTCATAATAAAAAAAGCCGGGAATCCCCGGCTTCATGTCAACTGCTCTGCTTGATTTATCTCAACTTGTTTAATTCATCCAGCAAGTTCTCGTTGAGTATCCTGATATATGTCCCTTTCATCCCCAGGGACTTTGATTCGATAACTCCAGCGCTTTCGAATTTCCTTAAAGCGTTTACAATTACGGAGCGGGTTATTCCTACCCGGTCGGCAATTTTACTGGCCACAAGCAGGCCTTCTTTGCCTTTGAGCTCCGCAAAAATATGTTCGATTGCTTCCAGTTCGGAATATGAAAGCGTACCAATAGCAATCTGAACGGCCGCCTTGCGGCGCGCTTCGTCTTCAATGCGCTCGGCCTTGGCTCTTAAAATCTCCATCCCGATCACGGTCGCGCCGTATTCCGCAAGAATCAAATCTTCGTGGGTAAACTCCTGTTCATATTTTGCCAAAAGCAAGGTGCCCTGCCTTTCACCCCCGCCGATTATCGGAACAACTGTCGTGATCTTGCCGCCAAACAGGCAGTTGTCTCCGTTCGGGCCCATGAAAATACACTCGTTGGTTTCTTTCTTAATGTTGGCCTGGGTCTGAGTGATGCGAAGGATGTCTTCATTGTAGGTTTCGGGAAATCTTTCGGCAATTGTAACTATGTTTTCGATGGTTTTACACTGAAAACCATCCATGAAGGCATATCCGAGGATTTTTCCGCGCCTGCCCACAATGTAAACATTGCAGTCGATCAGGTCACTTAATACCTTGGCCATTTCCACGAATTCCACAGGGTTCCCGGCGGTCTTTTGCAACAGTTTGTTAACGGTTCGAGTTTTTTCCAGTAAAGTTTTCATGCGCATTTTCCCCCTAAATTTTTCTTACAAGATGTATCGACTCAAATCTTCGTCTTTTACGATAGATTGCAGCCTTTCCCTGACATAATTCCTGTCCACAACCAGTTTTCCCTTTATGCCGTCCGGAGCTTCATATAGTATGTTTTCCAGCAGTTTCTCAATAATGGTGTGCAGTCTTCGCGCTCCAATATTTTCAGTACGACTGTTTACAGTATACGCAATATCCGCAATTTCATCAATAGCATTTTCAGTAAATTCAAGCGAAACATTATCGATTTTTAATAATTCCGTGTATTGCTTTATCAATGAATTGCGCGGCTGGGTCAGAATCAGCTTAAAATCCTCTTTGCTTAGGCTGCCCAGTTCAACCCGGATCGGAAATCGTCCCTGCAGTTCGGGAATAAGGTCCGAAGGTTTGTTGGCATGAAAAGCGCCCGCAGCAATAAACAGAATATAGTCGGTCTTGACCGGCCCGTACTTGGTCATGACCGTCGAACCTTCCACAATGGGCAGGATGTCTCTCTGCACGCCTCCCCTGGAAACATCAGGCCCATAAGAATCCTTACCGGCGATCTTATCAATCTCATCCAGGAAAATAATCCCGTCCTGCTCAGCCCGCCTGACAGCCTCGTTCATCACCTCTTCCATATCTATCAGTTTTTGAGCTTCAACCTGCGTCAGTATTTTACGGGCTTGCTGCACCGTTACTTTTTTCTTTTTGCGTTTTTTGGGAAAAAGATTGCCGAACAGGTCCTGAAAGTTCATCCCTATTTCTTCCAGGTTGCTGCCCACAAACACATCCATGGGGTTCATGGGCGTGTCCTCGACTTCTATTTCGACATATTCCTTATCGAGTTCGCCCTTCAACAGCCTTTCCTGGACTATGCTCCTTTCAGTCCTGATCCTTTCTTCTGCCTCCGTTCTCTTTTCCGTGGGAACGGCGTTAGTGCCAAAAAGCGCGTCAAAAGGATTCCTCGTCCCGGCGCTCGCATATAAGTTCGGCACTATTATTTCCACCAGTGCCTGGTCGGCCTGCTGGGACGCTTTTTTCTCCACTTCGGCAATTTTTTCCTGCTTGACCATCCTGATCGCCACCTCGACCAGGTCCCGGACCATTGAATCCACGTCGCGCCCCACGTAACCAACTTCAGTAAATTTAGTCGCTTCAACCTTGACAAACGGGGCGTTGACGAGTTTAGCCAGCCTCCTGGCTATTTCGGTCTTTCCCACCCCGGTAGGCCCGATCATTAAAATGTTCTTGGGCATAACCTCGTCTTTGAGGTCTTCGGGCAGCCTGCTCCGGCGGTAGCGGTTTCTCAGAGCAATAGCCACGCTTTTTTTGGCCTGTTCCTGCCCGACAATGTATTTATCCAGTTCCTTCACAATTTCTACAGGTGTCAAATCGAAGGACATCTTTTCCCACCTTTTTTTCATAATTCCTCTACAATTATATTGTTATTTGTGTAAACACAAATTGATGCCGCGATTTCCATTGCCGACAGCACAATCTCCCTGGGAACAAGCTGCGTGTGTCCTAACAGGGCCCTGGCCGCCGCAAGGGCGTAGGCTCCGCCTGAACCGATGGCGGCAATCCCGTCATCCGGTTCGATAACCTCTCCGGTCCCGGAGATGACCAGGATGTTATCCTGGTCAGCCGCTATCAACATGGCCTCCAAGTTTCTAAGCATTCTGTCCGTTCGCCAGGTTTTAGCAAGCTCTACCGCTGCCCGCGGCAGGTTTCCATTGTATTCTTCAAGCTTTTTTTCAAACTTGTCAAAAAGCGTAAAAGCATCCGCCACGGAGCCGGCAAAACCCGCCAGTATTTTACCCTGGTAAAGTTTTCTCACCTTCCTGGCCCTGTGCTTCATGATAATGCCCTGTCCCATGGTAACCTGTCCATCTCCGGCTATCGCCACCTTGGTTCCTTTCTTTACCCCTATGATGGTCGTGCCTCTCAGCATATCGTTCCATCCCTCCCTCCGTTAAGCTCTCGGGTGCGCCAGGTGATAAACCTTGCGCAGCTGGCTGCGGGAAACGTGGGTATACACCTGAGTAGAAGATATTTTTTTGTGTCCCAAAAGCTCTTGAACAACCCTCAAATCAGCACCGTTGTCAAGAAGGTGGGAAGCAAAGCTGTGGCGAAAGCCGTGGGGCGAAACGCATTCCCTGACCGAAGCCAGCAGGCAGTATTTTTTTACTATACTTCTTATTGACCTGTCGCTCAAGCGCCCTCCCCGCTGGTTAAGAAACAAGGCTTTGCTTTTTTGCGTGTTCCAAAGCGGGCGAACTTTTTCCAGGTAGACAGC from Peptococcaceae bacterium encodes:
- the hslV gene encoding ATP-dependent protease subunit HslV, producing the protein MLRGTTIIGVKKGTKVAIAGDGQVTMGQGIIMKHRARKVRKLYQGKILAGFAGSVADAFTLFDKFEKKLEEYNGNLPRAAVELAKTWRTDRMLRNLEAMLIAADQDNILVISGTGEVIEPDDGIAAIGSGGAYALAAARALLGHTQLVPREIVLSAMEIAASICVYTNNNIIVEEL